In Chryseobacterium lactis, a single genomic region encodes these proteins:
- the deoD gene encoding purine-nucleoside phosphorylase, producing the protein MSIHISANKGEIAKVVLQPGDPLRAQYIAENYLENAELVSKTRGIFYYTGLYKGKEITVGASGMGFPSIGIYSFELFTEYEVETIIRIGTCGAYNTDLKLFDILNIENAASESTYAKYAWGIEDEILPHQGNIFSTINETSKELSLNAKTINIHSSDIFYRKDPETPAIATKHNCPAVEMEAFGLFANAQYLGKNAATILTVTDIIPTHEKISADQREKALNPMMELALESAIKSL; encoded by the coding sequence ATGAGTATTCACATCAGTGCCAACAAAGGAGAAATTGCCAAAGTAGTATTGCAGCCGGGGGATCCGCTTCGTGCACAGTATATTGCTGAAAATTATTTAGAAAATGCAGAACTGGTAAGCAAAACCAGAGGTATCTTTTATTATACAGGTCTTTACAAAGGTAAAGAAATCACTGTAGGAGCTAGTGGAATGGGGTTTCCGAGTATTGGGATCTATTCTTTTGAGTTATTTACAGAATATGAAGTAGAAACCATCATCAGAATCGGAACTTGTGGTGCCTATAACACCGATCTTAAGCTTTTTGATATTTTAAATATTGAAAATGCAGCCAGCGAAAGTACATATGCTAAGTATGCATGGGGAATTGAAGACGAAATCCTTCCTCATCAGGGAAATATTTTCAGCACCATCAATGAGACTTCTAAAGAATTATCATTAAACGCTAAAACGATCAATATCCACAGTAGTGATATTTTCTACAGAAAAGATCCTGAAACGCCTGCTATTGCTACAAAACACAATTGCCCGGCAGTGGAGATGGAAGCTTTCGGATTGTTTGCGAATGCGCAGTACCTGGGAAAGAATGCAGCGACTATTCTTACGGTAACTGACATCATCCCGACTCATGAGAAAATTTCTGCTGATCAGAGAGAAAAAGCTTTGAATCCAATGATGGAACTGGCTTTGGAATCAGCAATTAAAAGTTTATAA
- a CDS encoding VOC family protein: MKIEHIAIWVKDLEKSRMFYQKYFGATSNEKYHNPVKNFQSYFLSFDNGCRIEIMTRPDIETRTSSFESQQFGIVHLAFSAGSKEKVDGLTEKLRNDGYTIAGEPRTTGDGYYESVILDPENNIIEIVA, from the coding sequence ATGAAAATTGAGCACATAGCCATTTGGGTGAAAGATCTTGAAAAGTCCAGAATGTTTTATCAGAAATATTTTGGAGCAACTTCTAATGAAAAATACCACAATCCCGTTAAAAACTTCCAATCCTACTTTCTGAGTTTTGATAACGGCTGCCGAATAGAAATTATGACCAGGCCGGACATTGAAACTCGTACAAGCTCTTTCGAATCCCAGCAATTCGGGATTGTGCATCTGGCATTTTCTGCAGGAAGTAAAGAAAAAGTAGATGGACTCACAGAGAAACTAAGAAATGACGGCTACACCATTGCCGGCGAACCTCGTACGACCGGTGACGGCTATTACGAAAGTGTAATTCTCGATCCGGAAAATAATATCATTGAAATAGTTGCTTAA
- a CDS encoding TatD family hydrolase, with amino-acid sequence MNTYIDIGINLTNKQFYNEHDEIINRALDHGVEHMILTGTSVRGSRESAEIAEDYPEILFSTAGIHPHDAKSFSHESISELKKLLKQDHVISVGECGLDFDRDFSPRPVQEKCYKAQLELAIEVNKPLFLHERSAFKRFNEITDEYLSQLPEAVVHCFTGTLHEAKTYLDKGFYLGFTGAISDERRFKHLEDVIKYIPLDRMMIETDAPFMLPKNMPRTQNRRNEPSFLPYVARTIAHLKKISISEVADETTETARKFFRL; translated from the coding sequence ATGAATACCTACATCGATATTGGCATTAACCTGACCAATAAACAATTCTACAACGAACACGACGAAATTATCAACCGTGCATTAGATCATGGAGTAGAGCACATGATTCTCACAGGAACAAGTGTACGCGGAAGCAGAGAATCTGCTGAAATAGCTGAAGATTATCCTGAAATTTTATTTTCTACGGCAGGAATTCATCCTCATGATGCTAAATCTTTTAGTCATGAAAGCATTTCAGAGCTCAAAAAGCTGTTAAAACAAGATCACGTCATCTCGGTAGGGGAGTGCGGATTAGATTTCGATCGTGATTTTTCGCCTAGGCCTGTTCAGGAAAAGTGCTATAAAGCCCAGCTCGAGCTTGCTATAGAAGTTAATAAACCTCTTTTTTTGCACGAAAGGTCTGCATTTAAAAGATTCAATGAAATTACTGATGAATATCTTTCTCAACTGCCGGAAGCTGTTGTGCACTGTTTTACAGGAACCTTACATGAGGCAAAAACATACCTGGACAAGGGATTTTACCTCGGATTTACAGGAGCAATCAGCGATGAAAGACGATTTAAGCATTTAGAAGATGTGATTAAATATATTCCGCTCGACAGGATGATGATTGAAACCGATGCACCATTTATGCTGCCAAAGAATATGCCCAGAACCCAAAACAGAAGAAACGAACCTTCCTTTTTACCGTATGTGGCGCGAACAATTGCCCATTTGAAGAAAATCAGCATTTCTGAAGTTGCTGACGAAACCACAGAAACTGCCAGGAAATTTTTCAGACTATAA
- a CDS encoding AAA family ATPase, translated as MTRNIDKLNTALTYVKDTFVGKNDVVDLLGICLLARENAFLYGPPGTAKSAIVRTLSKTMKDGKNFEYLLTRFTEPNEIFGPFDIRKLKEGELLTNTEGMMPEASMVFLDEIFNANSAILNSLLMALNEKIFKRGKETKHLPALMFVGASNVLPEDEALNALFDRFLVRINVDYVNPELLHQVLLAGRKLENEEETQVPEIHAAEIRELQNLCRTIDLKPIYEVYLNTIMSLRNTGISISDRRAVKLQNLIAASALICGRNEAVLSDLWVLKHIWDTEEQIEILEGIINRTIEKEDHPKSHPQAMQNKTPNPEEVMKDVKILVDKWNEGTLSFEEQNVIKDKLRYLQTRCDWIRNQDQKQYIQQEIESLWQKILQSI; from the coding sequence ATGACTCGGAATATCGATAAACTCAATACAGCCCTTACCTACGTAAAAGATACTTTTGTAGGAAAAAATGATGTAGTAGACTTGCTGGGAATTTGTCTTTTAGCAAGAGAAAATGCCTTTTTGTACGGCCCGCCGGGAACTGCAAAATCAGCCATCGTAAGAACATTGTCAAAAACAATGAAAGACGGCAAAAACTTTGAATATCTGTTGACCCGTTTTACAGAACCTAATGAAATTTTCGGGCCTTTTGATATCCGGAAATTAAAAGAAGGAGAATTGTTGACTAATACAGAAGGGATGATGCCCGAGGCTTCGATGGTTTTTCTGGATGAGATCTTCAATGCAAACTCTGCAATTCTGAACTCACTTCTAATGGCTCTCAACGAAAAGATTTTCAAAAGAGGAAAAGAAACAAAACATTTGCCTGCCCTGATGTTTGTAGGAGCAAGCAACGTTCTTCCTGAAGATGAGGCCTTGAATGCTTTATTTGACCGTTTTCTGGTAAGAATCAATGTTGATTATGTAAACCCTGAATTATTACATCAGGTACTGTTGGCAGGAAGAAAGCTAGAGAACGAAGAAGAAACGCAGGTGCCGGAAATTCATGCCGCAGAGATCAGAGAACTTCAGAATCTGTGCAGGACGATTGACCTGAAGCCTATTTATGAAGTATATTTAAATACCATTATGAGTCTTAGAAATACAGGAATCAGTATTTCTGACCGTAGAGCGGTTAAACTTCAGAACCTGATTGCGGCGAGTGCCCTGATCTGTGGAAGAAATGAAGCGGTACTCTCCGATCTGTGGGTGTTGAAACATATCTGGGATACAGAGGAACAAATTGAAATTCTCGAAGGAATTATCAACAGAACCATTGAAAAGGAGGATCATCCGAAATCCCATCCTCAGGCGATGCAGAATAAAACTCCAAATCCTGAAGAAGTTATGAAAGATGTGAAAATCCTTGTTGATAAGTGGAATGAGGGAACATTGAGTTTTGAAGAGCAAAATGTAATAAAGGATAAATTAAGATACCTGCAAACGCGTTGTGACTGGATCAGGAATCAGGATCAGAAACAATACATCCAGCAGGAAATTGAAAGCTTATGGCAGAAGATCCTTCAAAGTATATAA